The DNA segment AATCTTTAATTTATTTACCTATTCATCATTTATACAAAAATTTAAAATGCCGCAAAGCAGTCAAAAACTTTGCGGCAAGCTGAACTTACTTCCCATTGATTTTTTCTTGCATTTGTTTTGCATAATCCTGTGGAGTAATCTGTTTTGCAAATAATTGTGCTACCAAATCTTTATGTGTCTGTGCTTGATCTCCTTCAAGGTACAGATCCCATGCAAGAACACTGTCTTTTGAATTAGCTACTATATTATTCATTATCTGTATCTCTAAAGGATCAACTTTTGACTGATCTACACTGTCGTACTTCCATGTGGGTAAAGCAGCTCCAACTTTGTAAAACTCAAGAGACATATTTTGAGCCAGATATTTTGCAGCTTTTACTGCCTCGTCTTTATATTTAGTATTGGCATTTACAAGTAAAACATCACTGCCACCGCCAATGTATTCAGTCGGATCTCCTTTACCTCCCTCGATGGTAGGAAATCTTACAGCTTCTACTTTGCCCTTGACTAATGAAGAATCTACTTCAAAAGAAGCTGCATCAAAATTTCCTCCAAAATACATAGCAGCTTTGCCTTGGTTGAATTCTGCTGTCGCTTCATCTCTTGTAAGCCCCATGACGCCTTGGTCAAACGCACCAGCATTAACCATCTCTTGAAGCTTCTCAGCAGCATCCACAAATGCCTGATCCTCAAAAGAAGCCTTTCCATTTAACGCATCTCTACAAAGCTGTGCGCCAGCCTCTCGGAGAGCTATCATATCGTAGTACCACATTCCAGGCCATTCATCTTTTTCTCCTAAAGCAAATGGTGTAATTCCTTTTGACTTAAATGTCTTTATGGCATCGATTAATTCGCTAAAAGTTGTCGGTATCTTTACATTGTACTTGTCAAAAAGCTCTTTGTTTACATAGAGTACGCTGGCTTGCTGTGCAAATGTCAAGCCGTAAACCTTTCCATTGTACGTAATATTATTGAGCGCTCCAGGCAACATCTTATCTTTTGTTCCATCATTTAAATAATCATCCAAAGCCAATATCTTTCCTGCATCAACAAATGGCTTTGAAAATCCTCCACCCCATGCGTATATAATATCAGGAGCTTCATTTGCCGCTATTGCAGTCTTTATCTTTGTCTTATACGCATCATTCTCTGTAATGCTTTGCTCTATCTGCACATTTGGATTTTCCTGATTCCATTTGTCTACTATATTTTTAACTATGGTCTTTTGCGGATCGTTAGTGAAGATATTCCAGAATGTAAGCGTTATCTTTTGTGGCGTACCAGATGAATTTGAAGACTTAGAAGCATTAGAATTACTGGAACCGCTTGAACCTGTACCACATGCCGATGCACTAACTATCAACATAATTGATAGCATGATCAACATGATCTTTTTAAACAACTTCATGTCTCCACATCCTTTCTATTATTTTGATTAAATTGTTTACAATAATATGATAAAATACCATATAATTATAATGAATATAATTTTTTTACTACAATCTTAAATATTTTTACTTGTTAATGTAAAAAAAAAACATAGTCAAATGCGACAAAAAAACGCCTTAATATTATGTTAGTCTTATAAGTATGATTTATTGACTTATTCAAAGTGTGAGAGTAAATTTTATTTATAAACAATTACATATGTTGGAGGGATTATAATGAATGCGGATGCTGCAGATAAATTAAAACACCGCAAAGGAATCGCCAAAATAAAGTTAGTTAAGAAAGATGGTTCACCTATAAAAGATGCAGAAGTCGCTGTATCTCAGGTGAAGCATAAATTTTTATTTGGTTGTGGAGCATTTGATTCTCTTCCTCTTGCCAATGGTGAATTGAAAGAAAATGATAAAGAAAAAATTGAAGACCGTTTTGAGAAATTTTTTGACTTATTTAACTATGCTACGATTCCATTTTATTGGGGCAGGTTCGAGCCTGAAAAAGGAAAGCCAGACACAAATAGACTCAAAAAGGCTTCAGAATGGCTTGTATCAAAAGGTTGCCTTGTAAAAGGCCATCCACTTTGCTGGCATACTGTAACAGCACCTTGGCTCTTAGATATGAGCAATGAAGACATATTAAAGGCTCAGCTATCCCGCATAAAACGTGAAGCAAGTGATTTTAAAGGATTAGTGAATATATGGGATGTAATAAATGAAGTTGTCATAATGCCTATTTTTAATAAGTACGACAATGGAATAACCAGGATATGCAAAGAATTAGGACGTATTCGCCTCGTAAAAGAAGTTTTTAATGAAGCTAAAAAAGCTAATCCTGAAGCAGTTCTCCTTATAAATGACTTTAATACATCAATTTCATATGAAATACTCATAGAAGGATGCCTTGAAGCTGGAATCCCTATTGATGCCATAGGGATCCAATCACACATGCATCAAGGATATTGGGGAGTTGAAAAAACTTTAGAAGTACTCGAAAGATTTTCGCATTTCAATATTCCATTGCATTTTACAGAAAACACATTATTATCAGGGCATTTGATGCCACCTGAAATAGAAGACCTAAATGACTACCAGATAAGTGATTGGCCTTCAACACCTGATGGGGAAGAACGACAAGCAACGGAAGTCGTAAAACATTATAAGACTCTCTTTTCACATCCAATGGTAGAATCAATCACATGGTGGAATTTCTGCGATGAAAATGCATGGCTTGGTGCGCCTGCAGGCCTTCTTAGAGAGGACAATTCATGCAAGCCATCATATTACGAATTAAAAAAGCTTATTAAAGACGAATGGTGGACACATCAAACACGTCTTGTCACAAGCAATACAGGTGAATTCGAATTTACAGGCTTTTTAGGAGAATATGAATTAATCATTAATGATAGAAAATTTCATTTCAATTTAGATAAAAACGACATATCAATAGAAATAACAGTCTAAATTATCACAAAGTAAAAAGGCAGAGGGAAGATTATTCCTCTCTGCCTTTTTACTTAAAGATTATTTGTTTTTTCTAATAAGCCGTATATGATAGCTGCTGCTTCTGCTCTTGTGGCATTTCCTTTAGGTGCAAATACGTTATTTGGCTCACCATTTACTATTCCTAATTTCGCTGCATTTGCCACTACATTTCTTGCCCAATCGCTTATGGATTTGTCGTCGCTAAATGTTGTCGCACCTATATTCTCTTCTTTGTACTGTGTCAGCATCTCGTATGCCCTCATGGCTATTGCTGTCATCTCTTCTCTTGTTATGCTGTCATTTGGCCTTGCGTTCTTTCCGTCACCTTCGATTATCCCTGCTTTGTATGCTGCTTCTATCGCGTTTGCATACCAGTCTCCACTTTTTACATCGCTAAATTCTCCACTGTATGCTTCTTCTTTTATGTTTAGAAGCCTCAGTATCATTGCTGTAAATTCTGCTCTCGTCACTGTCTTGTTTGGTTCATACTGTGTATCTGTCATTCCTTCTACTATATGCCTTGATGCTAATACTTCTATTACGTCTTTCGCCCAATTGTCTTTTATGTCATTAAATGTCTTGTCATACTCAAATGCTGCATATTGTGAAAAGTGCGTTGCATTGAATGTTATTGTTCCAGATGATGCGTCTACTTTACCCCCTACGTACTCCCATTGATTTGTTGTTGGGTTGTAGTAGTAAACTGCTACTTTTCTTGGATCGTTAGCTTTTGATATATTTAATGTCACCTCTACTGGTTTTGCCAATGCTACATTCCCACTGCTACCGCTTATTGTTATATCTACTACATTAGAAAGCGTCACATAATTTGTCACATTAGGCTTTCCATTGTCTTTTATTGATACATTGACACCGTTTTGTATCTGGTTTTGATTAAGTGCATCTTTCGTGAGTGCTATCGATGCATTGTCTGATTTTATGACGATGTCTTTGCCGTTGGCAGCACTTGTGTCTAAAATGTCCTTAGAAATCTGCACAACTTTCTGTTGTCCTTCACCTATTGTTGTTATGTCAAATACGACTTTCTTGTCCTTTGAATTTACTATAAGGTCTTTAGCTTTTCCTGCATCAAGTATCAATGTAATAACGTTGCCGTTCTTTGTGATTACACCTATTGTACTGCTTGTATTACTGCTACTGCTTGTAGTTCCCGAATTACTTGTACTGCCCCAAGATGGCTTACCTGTAAGCATCAAGTTTCCAAATCCAGAAGTATCTTGCCATGAATTTCCGCTTGGATCACACCATGTGACAATACCTGTCCTCTTACCATTTTCATCTGCATCGTTAACTTGCAAGTCAAACCCTATGATAGTACCATTTAACGGAGTAATACTCGTCCAAGGAATAGCTTCTTCTACAATATATCCATTTTGTGTAAGACTTGTTGCCGACTTAAATCCATTTGAATTAGTGCTTCCTCCAAAACTTTGTTCATTATCATAGTTAACTCTAAACTGCCCATCATCATTTTCATAATAAGTTGTCTTATCATTATTCTGATCTACAAAAACTTCCACAGAATCCTGTTCATAAGGATTTACACTGGATTTATTTAAATTGTTATCTGTTACATCTGCCAATATATAAAGATATTTATCGTCCCACATCATTTTTGCTGTTGCAGTAGCACCATTTGAACCCAAGACCCATGTATTTGTCGAAATAGCTTCAGCATTATTCCAAACGCCATCTACTTTACCGTCAATAACAGGAGTGCCATATATAGCTGTTGCAATCTGTGCAGGTTTTGATAATACTAAATCTCCAAAATATGCCGTATTAGTATCTTGACTGTTTGTATAATCATTCCAAACTGTTATCGCATTTACATTGCCACTGCCTTGGTCATCATTTATTCTGATATCAAATCCAATTTTATCATTCAGCACAGGACTAATGTCTTCAATTGGAATAGCTATCTGTGCTACATAGCCATCAGCATTAGACATTACATACTTTGTAATATTTGAACTCCCTGTACCATCCCTCTTAACTATATAATGTTCATCGTCACTTTCATAGGTAGTAGATTTGTTGTCATTCTTATCCACAAAAATCTCGATGCCATCATTATTAGATGGAGTATTGTCTGAAATTTGTACTAACAAATATAAGTTTTTAGTATCCCACATAGATTTAACAGCAGCAGTTGCTCCAATAGTTCCTTTCACATAAGTATTAGCATACAATGGTTTTACAAGTTTCCAAGAACTATCAACATTTGCACCAATCGTCGGTGATCCTTCTAAAGCTTTTGCAGATTGAATGTCAGGTATGGCTTTGCCTGGATCTACAATTGCCCAGTATGCTGGCTTTGCCTGTAACTTTGAATCAAAAAGTAGCGGAGCATTTGGCTTACTAAGCCAACTTACATCATCTGAAACTCCCCAAAAAACTACAGCAGTTATATATTGTTTTTCTGCTTTAAACAAGTCAAATAATTGTTTATACAATCTCGCTTGCTTAAGCAATGCGTCGTTAGATACATCACCATTCATGTTCATATCTAATTCAGTTACCTGTATTTCCACACCTAATGATGCAAGTTTTTCTATAGAAGCTTTTATATTGTCTATATTTGAATTTATGCTTATGTGCATTTGCATGCCTATTCCGTTTATAGGCACACCTTCATTTTTTAACTTTTTCACTAAATCATACATTGCCTGTGTTTTAACGCCATTATTTTCGATGTTGTAATCATTAATAAACAATTTCATAGATGGATCTGCCTCATGCGCATATTCAAAGGCTTTTTCTATATAATCAGGTCCTATAATTTGTAACCACTTAGAATTTCTTAAATTGCCATTATCATCAAGAACCTCATTTACAACATCCCATCCGATTATTGGATTTTGAGAACCGTATTTTGTTTTAAAATGATCTAACACAGTTGTTATGTGCGTTCTTAATCTTTGAAGCAGCAGATCCCTTGAAGCTGGTTTAGACGGATCAGATGGGTCCTGGAAAAACCAATCCGGAACCTGATTATGCCAAAGCAATGTATGACCTCTCATCTTCATATTATGTGCTATTGCATAATCAACAATCTTATCAGCATTATCAAAGGTAAAGTTTCCCTCTGTAGGCTGCAAGCTTTCCGGTTTCATGGCATTTTCTGCAACAAGCATATTAAAATGTTTAGCAGTCAATTGAGCATGTGGATCAGCATCATTTAATCTACTCGGATCAACTGCAACACCGATGGGGAAATAATCTTTGAATACTGAATATAAATCCGGAATATCATTTTGTATTGTAATCTGATTATTTGAAATTTCACCTATTACAGAAAAATCATCAATGTAAAACTCTAAAGTAGGATTTTGAGATTCTACATAGATGCTGACACCGCTGTAATCTGCCACAGGTAAAGTAAAACTGCCTTTTATTTCTGTCCATTCGCCTTTATTTACATTTGCAAAATCATTAACTTGTATATAATTGTCTTTGTCAGAAGTCGCTTTAACAGTAGCCTTTATTTGTTCTGTATCATTGCCATTAACAAATTTCACCCAAAAATCAACATTGTATTGTTGACCTGGTACTATTTTGCCAGTCAAATCATAGCTAGGACCATTCCAATTAGCTGTTCTCCCTGTCGTCAATAAACTATAACCTCCGCTATGAGCCACTCCATACACTGCCTTAACAACAGATGAGCCTGTTCCAACCCATCCTGAAGTATTTCCATTTTCAAAAGTTCCATTGGTAATCACATTTCCTACTTGTATTGGATTTTGTGGTGTCACTACAACAT comes from the Thermoanaerobacterium aotearoense genome and includes:
- a CDS encoding extracellular solute-binding protein, coding for MKLFKKIMLIMLSIMLIVSASACGTGSSGSSNSNASKSSNSSGTPQKITLTFWNIFTNDPQKTIVKNIVDKWNQENPNVQIEQSITENDAYKTKIKTAIAANEAPDIIYAWGGGFSKPFVDAGKILALDDYLNDGTKDKMLPGALNNITYNGKVYGLTFAQQASVLYVNKELFDKYNVKIPTTFSELIDAIKTFKSKGITPFALGEKDEWPGMWYYDMIALREAGAQLCRDALNGKASFEDQAFVDAAEKLQEMVNAGAFDQGVMGLTRDEATAEFNQGKAAMYFGGNFDAASFEVDSSLVKGKVEAVRFPTIEGGKGDPTEYIGGGSDVLLVNANTKYKDEAVKAAKYLAQNMSLEFYKVGAALPTWKYDSVDQSKVDPLEIQIMNNIVANSKDSVLAWDLYLEGDQAQTHKDLVAQLFAKQITPQDYAKQMQEKINGK
- a CDS encoding endo-1,4-beta-xylanase — encoded protein: MNADAADKLKHRKGIAKIKLVKKDGSPIKDAEVAVSQVKHKFLFGCGAFDSLPLANGELKENDKEKIEDRFEKFFDLFNYATIPFYWGRFEPEKGKPDTNRLKKASEWLVSKGCLVKGHPLCWHTVTAPWLLDMSNEDILKAQLSRIKREASDFKGLVNIWDVINEVVIMPIFNKYDNGITRICKELGRIRLVKEVFNEAKKANPEAVLLINDFNTSISYEILIEGCLEAGIPIDAIGIQSHMHQGYWGVEKTLEVLERFSHFNIPLHFTENTLLSGHLMPPEIEDLNDYQISDWPSTPDGEERQATEVVKHYKTLFSHPMVESITWWNFCDENAWLGAPAGLLREDNSCKPSYYELKKLIKDEWWTHQTRLVTSNTGEFEFTGFLGEYELIINDRKFHFNLDKNDISIEITV
- a CDS encoding endo-1,4-beta-xylanase is translated as MKSIVNRVVSIVTALIMIFGTSLFSQHIRAFADDTNTNLVSNGDFETGTIDGWIKQGNPTLEVTTEQAIGQYSMKVTGRTQTYEGPAYSFLGKMQKGESYNVSLKVRLVSEQNSSNPFITVTMFREDDNGKHYDTIVWQKQVSEDSWTTVSGTYTLDYTGTLKTLYMYVESPDPTLEYYIDDVVVTPQNPIQVGNVITNGTFENGNTSGWVGTGSSVVKAVYGVAHSGGYSLLTTGRTANWNGPSYDLTGKIVPGQQYNVDFWVKFVNGNDTEQIKATVKATSDKDNYIQVNDFANVNKGEWTEIKGSFTLPVADYSGVSIYVESQNPTLEFYIDDFSVIGEISNNQITIQNDIPDLYSVFKDYFPIGVAVDPSRLNDADPHAQLTAKHFNMLVAENAMKPESLQPTEGNFTFDNADKIVDYAIAHNMKMRGHTLLWHNQVPDWFFQDPSDPSKPASRDLLLQRLRTHITTVLDHFKTKYGSQNPIIGWDVVNEVLDDNGNLRNSKWLQIIGPDYIEKAFEYAHEADPSMKLFINDYNIENNGVKTQAMYDLVKKLKNEGVPINGIGMQMHISINSNIDNIKASIEKLASLGVEIQVTELDMNMNGDVSNDALLKQARLYKQLFDLFKAEKQYITAVVFWGVSDDVSWLSKPNAPLLFDSKLQAKPAYWAIVDPGKAIPDIQSAKALEGSPTIGANVDSSWKLVKPLYANTYVKGTIGATAAVKSMWDTKNLYLLVQISDNTPSNNDGIEIFVDKNDNKSTTYESDDEHYIVKRDGTGSSNITKYVMSNADGYVAQIAIPIEDISPVLNDKIGFDIRINDDQGSGNVNAITVWNDYTNSQDTNTAYFGDLVLSKPAQIATAIYGTPVIDGKVDGVWNNAEAISTNTWVLGSNGATATAKMMWDDKYLYILADVTDNNLNKSSVNPYEQDSVEVFVDQNNDKTTYYENDDGQFRVNYDNEQSFGGSTNSNGFKSATSLTQNGYIVEEAIPWTSITPLNGTIIGFDLQVNDADENGKRTGIVTWCDPSGNSWQDTSGFGNLMLTGKPSWGSTSNSGTTSSSSNTSSTIGVITKNGNVITLILDAGKAKDLIVNSKDKKVVFDITTIGEGQQKVVQISKDILDTSAANGKDIVIKSDNASIALTKDALNQNQIQNGVNVSIKDNGKPNVTNYVTLSNVVDITISGSSGNVALAKPVEVTLNISKANDPRKVAVYYYNPTTNQWEYVGGKVDASSGTITFNATHFSQYAAFEYDKTFNDIKDNWAKDVIEVLASRHIVEGMTDTQYEPNKTVTRAEFTAMILRLLNIKEEAYSGEFSDVKSGDWYANAIEAAYKAGIIEGDGKNARPNDSITREEMTAIAMRAYEMLTQYKEENIGATTFSDDKSISDWARNVVANAAKLGIVNGEPNNVFAPKGNATRAEAAAIIYGLLEKTNNL